A genomic segment from Centroberyx gerrardi isolate f3 chromosome 22, fCenGer3.hap1.cur.20231027, whole genome shotgun sequence encodes:
- the LOC144543502 gene encoding uncharacterized protein LOC144543502, whose translation MWQCVGVRSDGPGGALLQHCGSQRTDGRPDPGRTDPLLPYWNQNASLQLNTTQNPSLQQQRDQNPPSFPHIPVYQLSTSHKPPFLPSMPLSTSHKPPFLPSMPLSTSYKPPFLPSMPLSTSHKPPFLPSMPLSTSYKPPFLPSMPLSISHKPPFRPSIPRPVPHKPQFLPSMPLCGPSVPLHQLPITAAFQQPESLPHRTTFPSMPLCQPSRLPSQESTVHVQPGLQQATLLPSMPLCQPSRFLPQESTSYLRMGLRHAAPLPSMPLCHLSPSPVCLGLPGRRCEVSPPSAPADVSAPPPGLIAPLSPRLAEEEEEEEEEEEEEEEEEEEEEEEEEEEEEEEEEGPCNDNDRCSRGNKRSRIRAAKKSEKSLRTERSAHVCSVCGKGHGFESGPADRPTKQGRGKAYRRNICNCRADRPGSTAREKKKKKKKKKKKKKKKIDSHRRSNAPRPAPSRLSLLWVEPQWRDTPDGPQPNAPGRETVHLPALRGELHPDGTTGGDKSNAHMLMKVLMGVKPRRLLRGTLEEKTEMRGERPRKRRTVGPPIRYLLESEERSHGPMAANHVRARGLKGNKEEGRTRKALLESEARGGGEEEEEEEEEEEEGGVEDRGEGVERKQHDGTRAGTEDRVEGWWRLCQVCGLNFTSRSGLQRHLAIHGGGRWLTCDLCNKRFIGARSLRLHRKRYHGNGAGHHNDAAGTGSYRDAVGRGRSDGKEEEGADSAASATNNREWENERAVRTEEERSREEVEGGMERRDGCPVANEAAADKPVLPAPTEADDWSRIRKHYHVNGWSRLSYWSRKKTSRGVAEWRRRRRQGKEQGRKTKKCREEEEKIEGVCVKEEEMEMEGNDRIEGGGMEGDEEGEMRPGCLEEEKMGGVHMKEEEMPMEGNIKIEGEGVEGEQGDEEGEMKPCCLDGGERKGDDGGKRREEEWSLTQPGPKTAGGGEEKERQKETDRLESREEATEQPRRPRRKLVGPPIRYLLESEERSRGPTAANRVTAKEDVQKKGNIRIEGGGVEGERGDEEGEMKPCCSDGEERKGGDGVKMEEEEEEEEWSLTQPGPKTAGGEEKERQKETDRWRESEEEVTERPRRPRRKMVGPPIRYLLESEEQSHGPTAANHVTAKGPKVNREGERPRKVLLESEAAGGGFNRQTGHTDRQTGHTDRQTGHTDRQTGHTDRETYLVYTDTHTGQEVLIVPCFVSLECLHCLLVDVNKWDFSKAGDALHDF comes from the exons ATGTGGCAGTGTGTTGGAGTCAGATCAGATGGACCAGGCGGcgctctgctgcagcactgcGGCTCACAGAGGACAGACGGCAGACCGGATCCAGGACGGACCGACCCGCTGCTGCCGTACTGGAACCAGAACGCCTCTCTGCAACTAAATACGACCCAGAATCCCTCACTGCAGCAACAGAGGGATCAGAATCCTCCATCTTTCCCCCACATCCCTGTATACCAGCTCTCCACCTCCCACAAGCCCCCATTCCTACCCAGCATGCCTCTGTCCACCTCCCACAAGCCCCCGTTCCTACCCAGCATGCCTCTGTCCACCTCCTACAAGCCCCCATTCCTACCCAGCATGCCTCTGTCCACCTCCCACAAGCCCCCGTTCCTACCCAGCATGCCTCTGTCCACCTCCTACAAGCCCCCATTCCTACCCAGCATGCCTCTGTCCATCTCCCACAAGCCCCCGTTCCGACCCAGCATCCCTCGGCCCGTCCCCCACAAACCCCAGTTCCTACCCAGCATGCCTCTGTGCGGGCCGTCTGTGCCTCTACACCAGCTGCCCATCACCGCGGCATTTCAGCAGCCCGAGTCTTTACCCCACCGGACTACGTTTCCCAGCATGCCCCTGTGTCAGCCGTCCCGTCTTCCGTCTCAAGAGTCGACTGTCCACGTTCAGCCAGGATTACAACAAGCGACCTTGTTACCCAGCATGCCTCTGTGTCAGCCGTCTCGCTTCCTGCCTCAAGAATCGACATCCTACCTTCGGATGGGATTGCGGCACGCTGCCCCGTTACCCAGCATGCCCCTGTgccatctctccccctcccctgttTGTCTCGGTCTACCAGGAAGGAGGTGTGAAGTTTCTCCTCCCTCGGCTCCTGCAGACGTCTCAGCACCTCCTCCTGGACTCATAGCTCCTCTCAGCCCACGGCtcgctgaggaggaggaggaggaggaggaggaggaggaggaggaggaagaagaagaagaagaagaagaagaagaggaggaggaagaggaggaggaggaggaggagggaccaTGTAATGATAACG ATCGGTGTTCCCGTGGTAACAAGCGGTCCCGGATAAGAGCTGCGAAGAAGAGCGAGAAGTCTCTGCGGACCGAGCGCAGCGCTCATGTCTGTAGCGTGTGCGGTAAAGGCCACGGGTTCGAGTCAGGGCCGGCGGACCGGCCGACCAAACAGGGCAGAGGGAAGGCTTACCGCCGCAACATCTGTAACTGCAGGGCTGACCGTCCCGGCAGCACCGCGcgcgagaagaagaagaagaagaagaagaagaagaagaagaagaagaagaagatcgaTTCGCATAGACGGTCAAACGCACCCCGACCGGCGCCGTCACGTCTGTCACTTCTGTGGGTTGAGCCCCAGTGGCGGGACACGCCTGACGGCCCGCAGCCAAACGCACCCGGGAGAGAAACCGTACACCTGCCAGCTCTGCGGGGAGAGCTTCACCCCGACGGGACGACTGGCGGGGACAAATCCAACGCACATATGCTAATGAAGGTGCTAATGGGTGTGAAACCAAGGAGACTGCTGAGGGGAACactggaggagaaaacagagatgagaggag AGCggccgaggaagaggaggacggtCGGTCCGCCAATCAGATACCTGCTGGAGTCGGAGGAGCGGTCCCACGGCCCGATGGCAGCCAATCACGTCAGAGCGAGGGGACTtaaaggaaacaaggaagaggggaggacgAGGAAGGCTCTGCTGGAGAGCGAAGCcagaggcggaggagaggaggaggaggaggaggaggaggaggaggaggagggaggtgtggAGGACAGGGGtgaaggagtggagaggaagcAGCATGACGGCACCAGAGcggggacagaggacagagtgGAGGGATGGTGGCGGCTCTGCCAG gttTGTGGGTTGAACTTCACCAGTCGCTCTGGGCTTCAGCGACACTTGGCGATCCACGGCGGAGGGCGCTGGTTGACCTGTGACCTCTGTAACAAGAGGTTCATCGGGGCCCGCAGCCTCCGTCTGCACCGGAAACGTTACCACGGCAACGGAGCCGGTCATCACAACGATGCGGCGGGGACAGGCAGTTACAGAGATGCTGTCGGACGCGGGAGGAGTGACGGCAAAGAAGAGGAGGGTGCTGACTCCGCCGCTAGCGCTACGAAcaacagagagtgggagaacGAGAGAGCGGTTCGGAcggaagaagagaggagtagagaggaggtggagggagggatggagaggagagatggctGTCCGGTAGCAAATGAGGCGGCGGCGGACAAGCCTGTCCTCCCGGCGCCCACCGAGGCAGACGATTGGTCCAGAATCAGGAAGCATTACCACGTAAACGGCTGGTCCCGGCTCAGCTACTGGTCCAGGAAGAAGACGAGCCGCGGAGTGGCGGagtggcggaggaggaggaggcagggaaaaGAACAagggaggaagacaaagaagtgtagggaggaggaggagaagatagaGGGAGTTTgtgtgaaggaggaagagatggagatggagggaaacgACAGGAtagagggtggagggatggaaggagatgaagagggTGAAATGAGGCCTGGTTGtttagaggaggagaagatgggggGAGTTCACatgaaggaggaagagatgcCGATGGAGGGAAACATCAAGATAGAGGGCGAAGGGGTggaaggagagcagggagaCGAGGAGGGTGAAATGAAGCCTTGTTGTTTAGAtggtggagagaggaaaggagatgatggagggaaaaggagggaggaggagtggagtcTGACTCAGCCAGGACCGAAAACGGCAGGAGgcggggaggagaaagaaaggcagaaagagacgGACAGACTGGAGTCGAGAGAGGAAGCGACAGAGCAACCGAGGAGGCCGAGGAGGAAGCTGGTCGGTCCACCGATCAGATACCTGCTGGAGTCGGAGGAGCGGTCACGCGGCCCGACGGCGGCCAATCGCGTCACGGCGAAGGAAGACGTGCAGAAGAAGGGAAACATCAGGATAGAGGGCGGAGGGGTggaaggagagcgaggagacgaggagggTGAAATGAAGCCTTGTTGTTCAGATggtgaagagagaaaaggaggtgaTGGAGtgaaaatggaggaggaggaggaggaggaggagtggagtcTGACTCAGCCGGGACCGAAAACAgcaggaggtgaggagaaagaaaggcagaaagagacggacagatggagggagtcAGAAGAGGAAGTGACGGAGCGGCCGAGGAGGCCGAGGAGGAAGATGGTCGGTCCGCCGATCAGATACCTGCTGGAGTCGGAGGAGCAGTCACACGGCCCGACGGCGGCCAATCACGTCACAGCGAAGGGACCCAAGGTGAACAGAGAAGGAGAACGGCCGAGGAAGGTTCTGCTGGAGAGCGAAGCCGCAGGCGGCGGTTTCAACAGACAGACgggtcacacagacagacagacgggtcacacagacagacagacgggtcacacagacagacagacgggtcacacagacagagagacatatcttgtatacacagacacacacactggccaggAAGTCCTCATCGTCCCCTGTTTTGTCAGCTTGGAATGTCTTCACTGCTTATTGGTCGATGTCAACAAATGGGACTTCAGTAAAGCTGGAGACGCACTCCATGACTTTTAG